The genomic window TGTTATTTAGCTCTTAGATATCTCTGCAGCTGAACAATATTCCAAAGAGCTAAACAGCATTACAGTGGAGCGAagtgtgtgtttatttatttgcatgtgTAGCAACTCGGACTGATGCAGTGAGTTTTTTGAATTTTGGTGATTCCCAGACACCATGCCTcaaatttcagtgaaagaatGAAATCCATTAGAAAAGAATGAAATCCACTAGAAAAAATGAACCATGACTACAGCTGAGAGAATAAGACCTCCTGCAAAAGTTAAGGGGAGCATGGAAGAGGGATGTGACGGACTCTGGGAATGAAGTGGGAATAGGCTGAGACAAGAAGACTCCAGAGATATGATGCAGGTCAAGGAAAGATTGGAGAGTCTGCACAGGAGGAAAGCATGAGTCCTAAGCCTGGGGAGAAGAGGCAATTCTAACTGGAAGCGTGAGAGGGCCTTCCAGGCACAGGTTTCAGTTTCTGTGTGGGATTAGGACTCACCACCGCCAGTTCCAGTGACGATGTGGTAATAGGGCTCATTGCACCGGTATGAGATCACTGACTGGTACTCGTTGTTTGCAGATTCATTTACGTAGCTGAATACACCATTAGTCAGGTTTTTAGGGCTGCCACAGTTCACAACtaccacaaagaaaaaaaagaagacatgaaTCAAAGACAGACTGCCTGCAAGTCTGGGCATTGGAGCCATGATGTGAAGGACCAGTTAGGACAGTGGGCAGAGAAATTGCTCCAAAATAGATCCCAGATAAGGATCTTTTGCTTTTAGATGCTGCATCATCATAGCAATTTTTGAGTgatattttatgcatttttgtaagggaggaaaaacatttggatttttgcaagcagaaaaatgtgaagCAACGGTGGACCTCCACAGTTCCTTCCAGACAGCACACCCATGAGGGTATGGCACAAACAAATTGAGTCAGAGAGGCTGAACTTCCCATGTTTCTGGAGGAGGAAAGCCACAGCAGGGGATGTTACTCCCGTTCTCAGATCACTCACTTTCACAGCGGGGCATAGGTTGGTGCCACGTGCCATCAGCCTGGCAGACAGCTGTGAAGGACAGCAGCTTTCGGTCACCCTACACgggaaagaaaaacacctgTTGGTTGTACAGAGCCTTTCATTCCTTCCCCACATTAAAATATTCTATGTGCCCATCTTTTCCCTGCTGTCCAATATTTTCCCCTGTGCAGACTTTTCCAGTTGCTGTCTCCTCCTGACTTCCCTTTATCCTGTATTTGCCACAGGCTACACATTCTTCATAGCAGGCCAGGATACCAGCAGCCAGCAACTATAAAACCATGACAAGTCAGAGATGCTACCCAGCCCTGGCAATAGGATGGCAAGGGAGGCAGGTAACATCTGCTTTGAGTCTGATTTCATATCCTTCCAAAGAGGCCATCTTGTTTACCAGCTTTTCCTGGGATCTTTGTCTTTCATCTTCTACCAGGGCTGCATGAAAGAGTAACTGCATAAGGAAGAAAGCTAGGAAAAGAGAAACCATGAGAAGAAAGCCgagagaagcaaagaagaaacagaagttaCAAGAGGTTGCCATGAGTGAGATCTCCAAAGGAAGTTTTACTGAAAGGTGAAAGACACAAACTGAAGACAAAATAGAATATGGCTGAAGGGAGTGGAGAAAGGACCTCACCTCCATCAGGTTATACCCAGTCTTGCAGCTGACAACAAAATAGTCCTGAAACTGATACACAGGCTGCAGGTCTCTGATGATGGTAAACCGATCCCGTGGGACGGGCTGTGGGCACCGTATTTCTGTTAGACAGTGGGACAGATTGAGCTGGGATTAGCAAACAGTGTCAATAGGCTgtagcagcctctgggggataAATCTCTTACTCTCGGAGGTGTAGTGGATCTTCCAGCCACGGCTGAACCCCGACTCATCGGTGAGGAAGAGTATGTCTACCTCATTGCTGTTGGTTTCAATGATGCCAGGTGGTTCCCTGCCACAGAATACACCAATCTCTCTCCCTCGTGCTTGGATCTGATGAGGAAAACATATATCACAGGGACAGAAACACACATGCCTCTCTGCCTCAGAATGCCTGTTTCCATCCAGACCGAGTTTACCAGAGTGCCTATGATGGTGAATAGGGCTGGTTGTCTGACCCATCTTTGCTGGTGCCTACACTGACAGATCAGAACAACAGACTGACCTACCACAAGCTCTGCTTCTCCCTTATCTGGGAATCAGAGCTGTCAATCCCTGAATCCCTTAAATCAAAAATACTGGAAGaaggatggtttttttttcttcactcaCAAGGGCCTATGATCCACAGCCTCTGACCTCAGGACAGTGGTAATTAAATGCACTGAGGGAGAGACAGGAGCTCAGTCCTTTGTGCTGGGGCATTCTGCTTGTATTGATCCCGTATTTGTCATCTGAACAGTGGTGTCCCCACGATTCCTGTCTAGGTCTGGCAGCAGGGTTGGGAGGAGAGTTTGCTAATCTCAGTACCTTGAGCTGGTCATAAGGACACTGGACTTGCTGGTGATCATCAATCTCAAAGGGTTGCAAGAACTTGAGGGTGATAGACAGGCCGTTCTGCAGACGGATGCTGTAGTTACACCGGAGGTCTTCGGGATAGGGCTGGGGGTACTCAGGGCTGCTCAGATACCCAGATGCCTCTGTGAACAACTCACTGCTGCACTCCACTGGCGAAGAGGAAGAAAGTAGAGGTCACATCGTGGGGCTGTGCCTTCTGCAGCCCCGTCATCTGCTTCCTAAGTCACTTCTCCCACCCTTCATGGATGAAGGGTTCCTTCTCTGGAACCCTCTGattctttaaaatttctctttacCTTTGCAGGAGTGGTGGTCACTCTGAAGCTGGTAGCCAATCCGGCAAGAACAGAAGTAGCCACCCACATAGTTGTGACAGAAGTGCTGGCACTGAGGCCTTTCATCGTTCTTGGCAGCATTGTTAGGGTCACACTCATCCAGATCTGAAGATACAGGAAGTGAAGGGGCAAGGGGAGGAAAGTGTTAAACCTCCCTGCTCTAGACTGAAAGTACTTAGAGATCCACATCCTTGCCTAAAGCTTCTCTTTATCTGCCTGGCAAGGAGGAAAATTGGTTGGAGCCACACAGGCTTTTACTTCTCCATGCTGAGGGTATTTCCTACTCACCCACAGCTTTGTAATATGCCAGGAAGCCCCTGTAGGGAATCACTGTGCCATTGTCTTCATTGGAGAAATCAGAGTGAAATGCTAGGTGCATCTTGTTCCCCTTAGACACAAACTCCTTTCTTCCAGGGTGATTGCCTGTGGTTGACTCAAGCCGGCCACAATATCGGCCCAAGTCCTGCTTGTCTGCTTTGATCTGTCAAAGATAAGGTGAAATCAGTGCAGCCTCCCAAGACTGAGTCTGCTCCACACATTGATATTACCCAACCATGAGTTGTCAGTGCTTGCTCCTCCCATTTCTATCTTTaactccttccctttccttcgtGGGAGGTATCAGAGGAGGCCTGGTGAATGAAGAGCCATTGCATGTGGTGGCCACTGGATTCCCATCTCCAGGCACCCCTTGGCCCACGTATCTATGGACGTACCTTAACATAGTCATAGAAGCAGGACTCAGATGGCTCCAGGTCAAAGTATTTGAAGGTCAGCTTCACCACATAGCCTTTTGGGACCTGGATATCCCAGCTGCTGATGTTATTGTTGGGATATGGCTTGGGGTAACTGGGGGATCTGATCTCCCCAAATAGGGGAGACCTTCTTGGGACTGGACTGGAACCGATCACCCCAAAAAAGAGGAAGGCCCATGGGAGACAAAGAACATACCTGTGAACATGACAAATAAACGATGACATTGCACAAAATTAGGTCATTCAAAGTCAGGGGAGACTTCGCAACTGGCTTGTGCACTGTCTAAAGCAAACTGCAAACACAGAAGGCCTACACAGTTGCAGTACCAACTCCTGGCTCGGATCACTCAGGAACAAGAAGGGCAGCTGAAATGAAGACACCAGCACTAACAAGGTTCCAGCAAGCCATTGTGACCCGGCCAGAGAAATTCATCAACCCAGGAAGCAGTGCGAAGGAGCACGGGTGAATTCCCTGAGTAAGGTCTGCACATTCCCAGAAGTTGTAGGGCTGATTCTTATAGAGCCAGGAGAAGTTTGGTCCCCCTTGGCCCTGGGCCAGTGGGTCATTTTGGGTTATCACTAGTTTAGGATCCTTGGCGAGGATCTGAAGATCTCAAGCTGGGTTTGCTGTGGAGCAATCCTGCTAGCGCCTCCTGGGCAGCCCTCTTCCCAGTCATGCCTCCATCTCTGCCCTCCAAAAATTGGcactcacatttttttccccccctcattCTTCACATCTCCCCTCTTGCCCTCTGTGTTCCTCCGAAACAAGCtcactgcccagagcagcagcttggcCCCGTTGacctcttctcctccctggaAGGGTCTAATCCCCCCGACCGCCCCCCGCAAGGCTGTGCCGGCGCGTCCCTCCCCCGAGCCCCGACTCACATCTCCGTGCGCTCGCCCCTGCCCGTGCTGCCCGGCGGAGCTCGGAGCGGCGGCCGGCGGGGAGCCAGGGGCGGGCGGGacggggggaggaggaggaggagggagcgaGGGAGGCAGGAGCGGGGAATAGAAAGCCGGACTGCGAACAACCCGGCACCGGGCCAGgtcccggcgccgccgcctctGCTGCCCTCTGCTGCCGAGCGCCGCAGCCCCGCTCCGCGAACACGGACCCGGGGATGCCCCGGGGGGGCCCCCAGCTCCCTCGTCTGGCCCAGGAGGCAGGAAAACGATTGCCAGAGACCCCACCGAGGGTTTGGTCTGCAATCCAGAAACTTCTCCGAGTTTGTTGCCCCCGAAAATGTCCTCCTAGGAAGTCCCCACCCAATCCTTCTGGGCTGTTTTCTGGTATAGAATGATGAGAAAGTTTATAGTCTTCACAAGttaatttaaacttttaaaaatcaagctgCCAAAAAAGATATGTTTTCTCAATTCTGACCTGCTGAAGAGAACTTTtgagattttttggggggatgggaactgggatcaTCTTCAAGGAAAGCAAGAAACCTCAGGCATTTGTGTTAAagagatattaagaaaaatgaagaagtcAACAGAATTAAAGGCATTCTGAGAACAAATCCCTTTTCAAGGACCCTTCTTGATGTTTCTTCTGCAAGCATTTTTAGGAGAAACaagatagatagataaataaGGTCCTCTATTTAATGGCGAAATGAGAAAATATAGCAACTTAAAAACCCCTTTCAGGCTTTTAGCAACATAGTGCCCAAGACATATATTTGTGTCTCCAACTTTATGAAGTTTAAAATTTCTTGGCTTTCAGGCTTTGGTGTAAGAGATAAAACACCGTTTTAGTGTTTTTCCTTAGAATTATGAGTTGCTCTGGAGAGGTTAGGAAGTGTCTTGCATTGAAATCACAGGAAGTAATTCACAGCTCCAAAAACTTATTGAATTAAGATGAAAATAGtgttaaaaagaataaagaaagcGTCTTTGGAATATTTATGGAAGTGTACTAGAGAACCTGCTCATCAAACACCTTTGAATTATGATCTGAGAAAGATCATGTAAACATATAATTAATGCCACTGTAATAACACCATATGGCCCCACATACCAGATTTAAGATTAAACAGGGGACATTATCCCAGTACTTCCTGATGTCCAAGTATGTCCTCTGCATGATGAACACACTGGGCAGGctcactgctgtgctgtgccatgctACAGTGGTTTCTTACTCAGAAAGTAGCTGGGAAGTACTGGACACTTCTCTTGGAGAGATCAGTTATGAGCAGGTCACTGGTGGGAAGAGTGTTCCCTGGCAAAGCACGGATAGACAGAGGCCCCTGGGGATCATTTGTAAGGAAGTGGACAACTTCACTCTGTCCTTGACAAGCAATCTCCTATCTAGGGGGCACTTACTGGGAGTGTTCTGCGACACTTTCAAAGCGTATCTCCCGTATCTTCGTTTCCTTCTCCCGTCCCGGTAACATCATCTGGGATAACAGGAGAGTACTCCGCCTGGAGAAGCGCTGTTGGTTGGCTGGGGACACACCTACATCCCCAATCCTACTCCAGTGCTCCCACTGGTGGCGTTCCCCTTCAGATGCTCTGCGCAATCCTCTTCTTCACGTTAGGCTGGAGCCAGGAAATACCATGGTACCGGTTTTACCTTGGAAGGACGTATGTGCCCACCTTTTCTTAGGGGAAGAATTCCTGTAGGACCACGGAACACATGTAGAAACCAGAATGCCTAAACGATCACCTGTTTGCTGCCTGCTTGCCTCACCTGCATTACAAGTGGTCTGGACAATAAACCCAGACAATATCAGAGCAAAGTAAAGAAATTGTAGATCTTCAGCATGGTCAAAGATGCCAACATCCTCTCGTGGAGCAAGAACTCTTCTTTGAATACTGTGTCTTGGAGGAGGTCATTGGAAGGAAACCTGCTCTACAGCCTCAGAAGCTGTGAAATTATTGTCTGACATGTGGACCAGACCCTCTCATCCACAGAGAAGAAGGAGCTGGACACTTTATCCTCAAACCTGAAGCAAGGAGGACAGAGAAGTACCTCTGTTTGGCCTCCTACAGCTACACCACCTACCCTacagcactgcagggctgcagaTCCAGGCTCACCTAACAATACTGAGCTGGTTTCCCAGGGCACTCTACCTTCAACCCCCTTGGTTTGACTGCCCAAAGTACCCAAAGTTTGAGCCGTCTGGGACACTTTGCCATTGGGCTTGGCTTTCACGCAGACAGGCCCGTGCTATCCAATGGCTCAGCACTCTTTCAGACAAATCATGTTGCTCCTGCAGCTCTAGCTGATAGGGAGAGGATGACAGAGACCAAAAGAAGGTTCAGAACTCTAAGAGTGGGTTTTTCCCTGGTATGAGATGGTGAGCAACAGCAGCATCTTGGCAGCCTGTTTCTGTGTCTTCTAAATCAAGGAGTAAAGCCAAGTGTAATACCCTGAGGGGTACACAGTTCTGCAGCCACTCACCAAGGTCACACCTCCTCCCACTTGTGACCTCCCAATATCACACCTTTCCTCTGCCTTACAGTGGCATCCTCACTTCCCATAGCCTCGTGTCTCAGCAATACAGTACTGCTGGGTAAAGTCACCATCTGACTTAGGCATCACACCTATAGCAtgattacaaaagaaaaaaactgaattaTTAATGCTGGTAGTTACTACCTGAAGCCCTAGAATAGGTTCCAGCACTATCCCCTATGACTACCATTAGTGTGGACCACATCAAGTGAGTATGATTCTTATCTATGGCTCTGGCACAATCAGACGCTTCCTCAAGAAGAGAGGCTGTCATGGATATATGATGGCTGGCAATGAGTCAGAAGCAATCTACTTGCCCTATCACCTCACAGGCTTACAGGAAAATTATGTGGATGGCTGGCAGGCCAGTGGGAGAGTCTGGCTAATCACCTGAAGGCAATAGTGTCTGCTATCCAGCTGGAATGTAGGCTCAGGAGAGCAGAGTTTGTACCAGCTTGTGGTGCAGGGCCTGGAATGAGCTGATTAGTTGTTGATCACACAGTCTGGAAGACACCAACCTGGACATGGTGAGGCGAGCTTGGTGCTGGGCATCAGAAGCAGCTCAGAGGACGTTCTTGTGGCATGGAAGAGTGTGAAGAGGGCAACAGTGGGACCAGCTCTAGCTGCTGTCAGTCAAACCACTGCCTTTTGCAACTTCATGATACAACAAAGATCATGTAGAGGTTCCTTGTAATAGAAGGAGTGATGGGTTAAGGAGgtcagcacagagcagacacGCTGGATGGCATGGCTCTGATTGCTCACTGGGTTTGATTGCGGCACTCAAATTGTGGGTTATGGATATTGACagggtgctgctgcctcctaTGTCCTCAGATACAACTGTAAAGAGTCAGAGGTTGACACTAtaggcacagctgcagctccccaaCCCTTTGCTTATCACATGTTCTGAAGTAACGCTTTTCTCATGGCACTCATTTTTGCAGTTCTCTGAAAAGAAGCTCTCCAgaaaacactatttttaaatgagctgctggcagaaaaaaaacattttttcagcttaaaaaaGGGCTTATATTTTCAAGATCTGCAAATCTCTTGGTTCTCTGTGGTGTCAGTAGCTGCATGTTTTTGTGTACCCTCCCCTTCAACCTTTTGTTAGGGGGCAACCACAAGCATTTTTCAGAAGTAACTGCCTGTGGACTCGTGCCCATCCCATCAGGTGTCATCATTAAAGAACACCTCTCTTTGTGGCATGGGTCTGGCTTTTCAGGAGACCTCACCTCCTTTGGTTCTGCCCCTTGGTCTCCAACTGCAGATAGCTGAGAACCAGTGGAGCTACGATGGTCATGAGGAGACCCTGCCAAGAATGCCAGAAGGAGTGTTGGGGCTAGAGGTGGTGGCTGTGGTTTCTTACTCCACGAAGAGATCCGGACCCTTCCTCACCCATGGGACCTTCTCAGGAATACAGTGAACATGTGGCTGGTTACTCCAGCCCTCACACTTCACACCATCACATGAGAATCCTAGACTCTGAAGgacaaattctgctttttaccCATCCTCCTTGAGGATCccaagaagctgtggctgccccatccctggaagtgttcaacgacaggttggatgaggctttaAGCAACTCGATCTAAGTGAAatgcatcacagaatcacagaatcacttagactggaaaagacctccaa from Corvus hawaiiensis isolate bCorHaw1 chromosome 2, bCorHaw1.pri.cur, whole genome shotgun sequence includes these protein-coding regions:
- the C1R gene encoding complement C1r subcomponent, encoding MYVLCLPWAFLFFGVIGSSPVPRRSPLFGEIRSPSYPKPYPNNNISSWDIQVPKGYVVKLTFKYFDLEPSESCFYDYVKIKADKQDLGRYCGRLESTTGNHPGRKEFVSKGNKMHLAFHSDFSNEDNGTVIPYRGFLAYYKAVDLDECDPNNAAKNDERPQCQHFCHNYVGGYFCSCRIGYQLQSDHHSCKVECSSELFTEASGYLSSPEYPQPYPEDLRCNYSIRLQNGLSITLKFLQPFEIDDHQQVQCPYDQLKIQARGREIGVFCGREPPGIIETNSNEVDILFLTDESGFSRGWKIHYTSEKIRCPQPVPRDRFTIIRDLQPVYQFQDYFVVSCKTGYNLMEGDRKLLSFTAVCQADGTWHQPMPRCEIVNCGSPKNLTNGVFSYVNESANNEYQSVISYRCNEPYYHIVTGTGGDRFTCSPEGTWLDQDGQKRIPSCLPVCGKPIHPVVEVQRILGGKSAGRGNFPWQALTGINGRGGGALLGDRWILTAAHTIFPKGGVRNNVSLEQLAEEADIFLGHTNVDELHKMGNHPVRRIFIHPDYNPKNEHNFNGDIALLELKNPVTLGPTLLPICLPDTTNTSFYTHGHMGYVSGFGVDKNRISSNLKYVSLPAVAREKCQSWLDSNKKGIPMVFSENMFCAGFLEGKQDTCQGDSGSVFTVLDRESDRWVATGIVSWGIGCATGYGFYTKILSYVDWINGIIKEDRP